In Chrysemys picta bellii isolate R12L10 chromosome 22, ASM1138683v2, whole genome shotgun sequence, the genomic stretch CTAACCTAAGTTGTTCCTGCTTTTCCCTCCCATATGCCCAGCAGAGCCAGCCAGGACCTGGTCTGGTTCAGGCCTCAGCAGAATTGTCACCAAGTTCCTGTTGCAGGAACTTTGGGCTAGATCCCCAGCTGACGTCAACCGGGATCGCGCCGATGACGGCTGCAGTGCACCAGCCACGGTGCTGGCCCATTCCTGGTGCTGGAAAGCACTAACCAAAGGAAATACATTCACTACCATAGatactgactctgtgggtgcccTGGGGCTCTCAGGTCCCACCAGCCACCCACCCATCAGTTGTTTGGCCACCCCGCCACcgatcagctgttccacagccGGTAggaggtgcttgggggagggggcggagcaggggtgggatgaGGCAGGAcaagggtggggtcttgggggaaggggcgggggcgaGAAtaggcgggggaaggggtggagtggaggcggggccgaggggggtggagcacccacctggAAAAATTAAAGTCATCACCTGTGGCACTACAGTCGAGTCCTGGCTCTTCTCTCCCAGCAGTAACCTATGGGCTCTGCAGTCTGGCAAGATAGTTTCGTGTTCCTAGCACCTCAGGGAGTCTGACAACCCTGCCGGGTAACCACCTCTCTTATCTGCCAAGCAGCTCTGCTTTCTGAGCCCTCCTCAAACCTCCCCACTGTTTGCTCCACGTGGTCCCTTCTCTGTGCAGCTTCCCcaagcccctcctgccccatccaggcAAAATTCACCCCTGTGTGGGAGCCAGGGCTAGGCCTTATCACTGCTGgagtcctgctccagccctgcactgGGAACTCCCACCCTTCCTTTCTTCCCGTCAGGTCCAAACAGCGCCGAAGCCTCATGCcggccctctgcccaggggtcATTACACCCCAGGGATGGGTTGGGCCGAGGCCTCATACCTGTTCCTCTGGGTCGTTGATCACCACCAGATCAGCATTCTGGGCTAAGCAGGAGTGTCTCGCTGCCTCCCAGGACTGGTTAGTCCGGGAGAAAAGGTAGCACCTCCCTTGGTTCTGGTCCCAGCCCGACTGGCACCGGGGAGCGCCTGCAGGAGACAACACAGCTGTGAGCCCCTCCCCCGTTACTCGCCGACGAGGGGCCAATCCCCTCTCCCACATGCCGACGAGGGGCTGATCCCTCTGCCCCACGTGCCATGAGGGGCCGATGGCCCTACCCCACGTGGTGAAGCGGGGCCGATTCCCTCCCACACATGCGCCGATGAGGAGCCGATCTACCTCATCTCACGTGCCGACAGGGGGCCGATCCCTGCCCCACCAGGTGCCGACGAGGGGCTCATccctcctagggttaccatatgtccaggtttcccggacatgtccagcttttgggtctttaaatagccgtccggggggaatttgtaaaaagctaaaaatgtccaggatttccccccggacggctatttaaagacccaaaagcgctgacagggcagccgcgcTGGGGGAACCGCGGCAAGCCGGCGCCGCTGGTGCCACTCACCTTTCCTCCCTGGGGCATCGCGCAGCTTAGAGCTCCCAGTGTGGTGGTGTCAGCCCACGGGGCCCGCCGCCcggccgcccggagcctgcagagcgcagccctgcccctgccccggcacacagagaggcagcgAGGAGGTCTCGCTCCCCTGCGTCCTGCAGCGGGGCAGGGCTTGTAGACTCGGgcagagagacaccccccccacccgccgcccctgcccccctccctttgACCCGACCCAACCATaggaaggagccagagggactgggagggacctgcctgctggatgcttcctgggagccgctccaggtaagcactgctgggctcacctggctcccctcagccccactgccctcaacccccaccctgaccctgttccctcagcctcccccgcagttccccctgtacctcccaccccgCACCCACTgccctctgtccctgcccccgttccaacagcctcccccacagtccccctgctccccccaacccactgccctcagccttgccctaccccaaatctcttcttcagcctcccccatcatcccacccccatcgctccccctgctgtcccaccccctcaacttcccaCCATTCCAGTactgctcccctctgtctcatcctctccagaccctgtccctctctcCAACCCCGCAACCCTCCCCAGAacagccccattgtctcccctgccccgccccaccccaccccactctacacagctctctctaccctgttccattcatgctcccctcagcccctaccctactcccccccatcccagtcctgtccccctcagttcctccatcctgcttcccccatccatccccacacacccaccgattccctcgacctccctcccccaaatcccactgcctggactcacccccgtcccactcagcatgaaaaagaagcaatgggcttaaattgtagcaagggagatttaggttagacattaggaaaaacttcctaactataaaggtagttaagcactggacaaattacctagagaggttatggaatagcagtcactggagttttttaagaggttagacaaacacctgtcaaggatggtctagttgttattattcagtcctgcctcagtgcaggggtttgactagatgacttgttgatgtcccttccagtcctacatttttgtgattcacactgaattgccttgtgccactgtctagtagtagtggcacacagttctctgacatgcaggtttataaaattgtagttaatatacagtttagagtttagcaattttaaagctctgcatgttcagaccaactgagctgaaaattgtgagcTTGTATTCAAAACgattaagatgtgggctgaaataaaatcagcgtgaattgctcaacaatatcaatggaatcagcattgcgctgctatctattgtaaaacattacagtgaaatcttgcaagtattccatagcacaccgccttgcccaagtggtaactaagcagaacatcttcccgtttcaacattcttaacttgtatccctcctagaattggttttttttaaacactgaatgctgctaagttgtgagttttaacaggttttttttcttttaaaccacagcactgaatgttattctaaaattgttttccaaatagtcttaaactcccagttgatcccccgctgatgttcattgtgaaaagtaccGCAGGTCTAATAATCTAAACATCCCATCTAAGAAACTGAGCAGAGCCCCCGTGGGAGCCTCAGGGACATCACACGACTCTCCCAGTGGGTGGGTTGACAGCTTCTCAGTCTGGTCTGTCATCTCTGTAGTTGGGTGGGGCTCCCCCGGCCCATTGGGGCTCTCACCTTCTCCGTGCAGGGATGagcaggatttggggagggggggaatctcaaaccctaataataataatgcctccCCCCTTCTCATCAGTAAAGCACACAAAGCACTTTGCGAAGGGGGTCAGGCTCATAAGccacattttatagatggggaaactgaggcacggggcattgctatgacttgcccaaggtcacatagctgGAATAGAACACTGGTCGCCTAAGGCTTGGTCCCGTACTTTCTCTACTAGTCCATGCTGTCTCAGAAGGTGCCTAGCACACACCAGATCTCATCTGGTGGGGGTAGGGGGCCCAGGTCATGGTGGATACTCACGGTAGAGGAGGACCAAGGTCATCAGGAGCAGTTTGATAGCCATGATGATCAGGGTGGGGATCACCAGCTGCCGGTTCGTGAGAGTGGCGATCTGGAAAGGGGGGAAATGGCTCTGATAACCCTGTCCTGACCACACCCTAGATCttaccccacctccacccccagcactgaATGGGACACAATTTCGATCAAGCCTGACAATAATTAAAGGCGCAGGGATCTGTGTGTAGCATCTTCAGCTAAAAGAGCTTTTCTCCCCACTGCGTCTCAGGCATTTGAGTTAAATGGACATCCGCAAACATGAAAAGGATGAAGCCAAAGGACCAAActctgctcccagttacacccGTGTAAATCTAGACTGAAGGCAACAGTGCGACTCAGGAGTCACACGGGTGTAAATGGGAGCAGACGTTGGGTCAAGTAGTTTCCAAACCTTTGGAGGAAAATAATCACGTCGCCTGCCAGGCAGTGAATTTTCCCCTGCACACGGTGTGACGCTGTCAGTCCTGCCAGCTCCCCAGTCACCTCCGGGGCTTCCAGGGATGGCAGGCTAGGTGAGACCCCCCATTTCTGATCTGTTTTTGAAAAGAGGAAAAACTAAACTGCTTTTTGAACTTTCTTCCAACACCACAAAGGAGCAAAAAGGGAAGGAAACTGACTGCCATGCACAGGAAACAAGCAACACACAGAGCAGCAGGTTCCTCATTAGCCAGCAAAGGAGCTGGTTTGTCTCACCACGGAGAGGGGACAGACCCCAGCCCGTGTTCCTGGGTCATCCTGGTCCTGCTGAGGTTCCCCAGGTGGGCTGGGCATCTGCTCTGGGTCCCCTCAGATCTCTCAGTCGTGCAGGCGTCTTCCCCTTTGGGGCCAAGGGTAGCGGGCTGGGTGGGTGCCCCGTGTGCTCTGCTGTTAGCTCCCGCTGGGCTTCCTGCCCCATAAGGGGGTGTCTTATACACGCAGTGACTCAGGTGCTCCCGTGGTGCCGCCTGCGTGGGCAATGTCAGAGCACCGCCCAACACCCTGCCTCCTGCGCAGGGCGGTGGTGACCCTGAGTGAGTCACGCCTTCAAAGAGGGAAGAGCCCTGCTAGGTCCCATCTGGTCCATCGTCCCAGAGCAGCTCTGTTCTCCCCAGGCTAGTTTTAAAGATAACATAACCGGGTGGGTTGTCAGGATCAAACCCTGGACTTGAAGCagcgatactcagacctcaggggTTCAaaagccaaattagcaatcagcaTTGACCAAGAGAGTCACAGTAgggtgaattcattgtttcatttactataggaCTCTGTGATCATATTTAAACAGTACGTCCGTTTTATACATATATGTATTCTCACAACACAGTGACTGACCAAGTATCACtgttttatcaactacaattggttaattacatagtaaaagcatcccgGTAAGTTAATagcttagattggttaataattatgGAAGCAAGGTCTGAAGCAGCGTGTGATGAgctgcatggggtggggaggaggtttCAGGGCCAGACGGTCTTTACACAGATACACCTGCTCGGCCtgggtatccagcagacagagctgcgTTGCCCACGTGATCCGTTTTGGCGGGTGCTGGGTTAAAAATCACTTTAGGACTCAGGGattgaaatgttgttatcctgatGGTGGGAGGAacgggcagcagaactgtgcttagccggCCCTGACTGACGGGGTCTCCCTCAGCCGAACTGAGCTCACAATGCACGGGGTTCGGATGCCGGAgcccagtggggagggagaagggccaggccgggccaggccagttcAGTTTAAAGATAGAGGTACCTAGACTCCATCAGGTCCAAGGGCTGCTTAGATCTGCTGCGGGACAGCATTTCTGTGGAAGAGGCGGCTCGGCCTGCACTGGCGGTGAGGTTCTCCCGCTGAGGTCACAGTAGGCAGGAGACAGCAGAAGGGGACGGCACAGGGCCAGAGGCGACGGAGCAGAGGATGGCGCAGTGCGGTGACCGGTGACACGAACAACAGCAGCGGAGGGAACGacacacagcagcaggcagtGAAGGCGTTGCTCGATGTGTCCTCCCCAGTGTGAACTCACGTGAAGGCACCACTGGACTCTGGGTCTTCACAGACCAAGGACAGcagctgtgagtggggtgtggcGGACGGAGAGGGGAAtgcatgttaaagggacatttgtttGTCGGACTTTCACACCACAGTGAAAAATGGAGgcaaaggacacggcccaatgtCCTCTGGGGTGGGAGTTTTGCTCATGGTCAGATGTGTTCGAATCACGGTTGTGGGTTTCCCCCAATTAATGCCGGGTTCCTTCCCCATTTTTATTAAATGATTTCTCTGCCACGCACAGATTCGGTGCTTGTGAAAGGGGAAGCGTTGCCTCTTACAGGCACTCGTGGAGATtgattttcccagattactgggtgtaGGCTGTGGATATTAAACCCGGCCCTGGTGGCTGCCGACTCCAGCTGGCAGAAGGGCACAATTCGATCACACCGTGTTTTATATCACGTGTTGCAAAGAGACGCAGGAGACGCATTAAAGAGCCTCGGTCTGAAtaagggttgccaggtgtctggttttcaaccggaaagGCCGGTCGCAAAGGGAACCTGGCAGTGTCCGGCCAGCAGCGCTGACTAGCCACTGACAGCCCAGTTCATCGCAATAAGCAGCCACCACCACTGGGGGCAGGACGAGCAGAAGCTGCTGAAACCTGGAGACGCATATGGGAACGGGGGAGCGGGGTACTGGCGGCTCCCCCGTCCTGCCCCAGTCACTCCCTGACCGCAACTTCCCCTCCCTCATCCTGTCCCACTCACCTCCTGActgcagcttcccctcccccagcctgccccactcacccccaaccccagaatgcagctccccctcccccaccctaccccactcAGCCCCCGACCCCCAGAGCACGAGTTCCCCTGCCCTGTCCTTCGCACTCACCCCCGACcgcggctccccctcccccatcctgccccactcACTGCCCGACCATCGGAACGTGGGTTTCCCTCCCTCGTcctgccccatcctgccccactcagcccccaacccccagagcgtggctccccctcccccatcctgccccactcagcccccgaCCCCCAGAGCACGAGTTCCCCTGCCCTGTCCTTCGCACTCACCCCCGACcgcggctccccctcccccatcctgccccactcactccccGACCATCGGAGCGTGGGTTTCCCTCCCTCGTcctgccccatcctgccccactcagcccccaacccccagagtgtggctccccctcccccatcctgccccactcacccccaaccccagagTGCAGTTCCCCCTCCTAGGCCCTACCCCACTCAGCCCCCGACCCCCAGAGCATGGGTCCCCCTCCCTCATCCTGCCCCACTCATCCCCCAATCCCCGGAGCATGGGTTCCCCTGCCCTGTCCTTCCCActcacccccaaccccagagcGCAGGTCCACcttccccatcctgcccctctcaCTCCCAACCAGGGGGCAAGGCTCCCTCTCCCCCGTCCTGCCCAACTCACCTCTTGACCCCTGGAGCATGGCTTCACCTCCCCTATCCTATCCcaatcaccccccacccctggagctcagctctccctgccctgttctgccccactcaccccccccgacccccagagcacggctcctcctcccctgtcctCTGACCCCTGGAGCATAGCTCCCCCACTCACCTCCCCACCCTGGAgcgtggctccccctcccccgtcctgCCCCATTCACCCTACACCCTTGGAGCAAGGTTTGAATGATGGGTTCCCAGGAATCGAGCTGCACTCCGGCCGTGTTCgccgggcttgggtccggcccagagccccttggcggccggagccgagccgcgccacgggggccaggctggagctgcgctgcgggggccaggccggagggGCCGGAGCCACGCTGCGGGTTGGGCCGGAGCCGCGCCGCAGGCCAGCGCACttggccagaaccggggccggaCTAGGCCgtgcctccctggagccctcctcgcgccccccaccaccccgggtTATctagtgctgcctgcccgcccctgcttcttttcagacttcccacgaacctctgattcgccggaagcaggggcgggggaggagcagggggcggagcgagcaggggaggggaggagggggaagggagctgggggcggggtggagagctgcggcacggggccctcttggcgcggggcccaattcagccgaatcggctgaatcggcctaaagccggccctgaagcCCAGGAGAGCACAACTCACACAAAGCAACGAGAAACAAGGgggggcgaggtaatatctttgactggaccaacttctggtacAAGTTTTCGTGCAactctgagctcttcttcagctctggggaaggagacagacaAATTGGcacagattgttaagcagaagGGGTCATGCGTGGTGGAGGCGGTCACTGGAAATGAGTGTAATGCATAAAGGGTTTGAGGTGGGCAACATGGTGTGTTACGAACTGTTGTAaggagccataaaaccagtgtccctGGTAAGTCCATGgcttttggtgtctagcagactCGCCTGTTGAAGGCGTTGTGCCGTTTGCCTTTGAGGACAAGTATGGAAAGGTCAGATATGGAGCGATCGCTTTGAGAAAAGCGTTCCCACACGGGTGATACGGTGTTTTTGCCTTTGATCATTTTTCCGTGTGAGTTCATTGGCAAAAACGAGCAAGACACGTATAAAACAGCCTAAAAGCAGACGCTCAATAGTATAGTCAGTTGCTTGCCCGCGCTTTGGCTCGTTATGAAGTATATTCAAGAGACCAAACAATCAAgatcagtcaggtttattgctaaaAGCCAGTGATCACATAGTAGAGGAAGAAAGGTTCAACAATGGACCAGTTTCTGGGCAGCCACATAGTACAGCACCGGGAGGCCCTATCCCATCGCTAGTGGAAATCAACCTCCCCGAGATGGGTAGCGCGAAGTCAACGGAAGAATTATTCCACCAACCGAGCTCTCCACACTGGGTGTTAGGTCaccttaactacattgctcagggggtgGATTATTCACCCATGTAGGTGGGTCAGTctgattttctagtgtagaccagcccttaatctGGTGCAAGGTGGCTCTGTCCCCGAGAAAGCTCCCCCCAGGTGTCCCTTTCTAAACTCCTGCTTCTTTTGTTCTGCCTTTTGGTAACTTTCCATGACTTCCAAGCCTCCCTCACCTTGGACAAGAGCAGAAAGCGGCATCTCCCAGGCAGAGGAAACTCATTGTCCCACGGTGTTTAACGTAATCTTGCATGCTGGTCCGTCCCCATTGTATCTGGCCTGGCAGAGACATGCCGACCCTGCTACCTCCTGGGGCATCCACACACACGTAGGCATTCCATGACCCAGTCATGTTGTGGTACTGTGACATACAATCATCCAAAATTCAGAAGTGATACAGCCTGAGCCCTtccaaggagaaactgaggcacggggaagggAGTTGTCCAAGGTCCCAGGATGAAGCAGGGAAGAGAACTCACATCTgctgtgctccagccccccctccccagggattCAGAACAACTCCTAGCCCCCAGAAAGAGCTGTGCGACGGGGAGCATCACCAAGAGAACACAGCTTGGGGTGACTGTCCCACGGGCGATCTGGAGGAGGCAGGGCCTGGTCCCGCTGGTCAGCCCGTGGCTCAGGAAGGGCGTGAGCCGGCGGTCGAGCCAGGCTCTAGCAGAGCCAAGGCTTTTCGCAGATCCAGTAGTCGGTCATGTAGCAGTTTATGTCGTTCCAGCGCCCATCGAGCGTCATGGTGCCGCAGTCCTCGTCGCCGGAGTCATTGGGCTCCCCGCTGCTCCAGAAGCTGTGAAGAAGAGCAAAGCCCCATGGAGAGCACAGCGGGGAGCaaggggtggtgcaggggggcATGGAGCCTTTCACCCCACGTACCTGAGTTTCAGAGGGGAGCCATCCACCCAGAGCCATTGATTTTCCACTTTCTTGTCACTCAGCCCCAGCCAGTACGCCCGGGACTTTGGGCGGTTCTTCACCAAGAACACCTGCAATAGACAAGAACAGAGTAAGGGGGTGAATGAGTGGGGGATAGGCCACATGCTTTGCCAATGCCAGGAAGGATGGCCTGGTGGGCAAggtgctggcctgggactcaggagacacaggttcaagtcccagctctgctattgACTCCCTGCATGGCCCTGGTCAAGTCCCTgcatctctctatgcctcagttcccccaacTGAATAATAGCTCTGCCCCTGAGGGTGCTAGCAGGATAGCAACATTGAAGAGTGTgatatgctggggggggggaccttAAATGCCATAGATGTATCCCCACCTCAAATCCAGCAGGAACTGAGGGCTGTTCCTGGCTGGTGGGTAGAATGAGTGGGtgtggtctcagtccagctcTCAATCCAAGCAATAGGAGGCCTGAAGGAGGGGtgtggggcctgagctcctggagAGGAAGGGATGGATGCAGGGAGGAAACATGAACTGGCATTGGGGGAAGAtacaggggttcagggcagagccACTGAAGGTTTGTCTGGCTGATCGCTTGAAAACATCCCGGCAATGCCCCTCCCAACAGAACTGGCAAAAACTCCATGGGGAGTCCAGCCTGTTCTTACAACTCTCCAGTTCAAACCCTGCCCCCGCTTGTATTTTCCGGTTCTCGCAGGTTTTTGCCGCGCTATTTAGGCTTTTGTTCTGGCATGCTCAGGCATCAATATTCCTCTGCTGGGAATATTAACCCGGGGTGGCCTCCGCGCTCACGGTGGGTTGATTAACACGCGGCACGTTGCGTGTGCTGGTTTGCAGAGTGCCGGGCTCCCTTTGAGACCCAAGCCCGCATGTGGTTTTGGAAAAACCTGGTGACTCTTAAAAGAGCCGTGTTTTAAGAGCCAGGCCCAGTCGGTCTCACCTGCTCCCTGGTCCCCTGGGTCCCACCCGCTAGGAATTCCCAGGGTAAACCTGCAGCTGTTGCTGGGTAGCTGTGCGATTCCCTGGCCTGGTCGGGGTACGCCAGGAGGGTGGCAGGAGGCTTTACCTGCTCCTCTTTGGTGTTAATGATCACCAGCTGTGCCCCATAATCCAAACAGAACTGCTTGGCCTCACGCCAGATTTTGGTAGACTCTGAAAAGTAGTAACAGGTTCTCTGGAaccaggcccagccccatgggCAATGGCCGCAGACAGAATCTAGGAAGCAAAACCCAGAATAACCCAGTTCAGGGCCAGGCAGGGAATCTGGCAGAGCCAAGaaaaggacccaggagtcctgactcccagccccctgttctAACCCCATTCCCCTCCAGGGCCTAGGGACCCGAGTGCAGCCCCAGCCGCGGCGCCAAAGC encodes the following:
- the LOC101936458 gene encoding hepatic lectin, with translation MPSPPGEPQQDQDDPGTRAGVCPLSVIATLTNRQLVIPTLIIMAIKLLLMTLVLLYRAPRCQSGWDQNQGRCYLFSRTNQSWEAARHSCLAQNADLVVINDPEEQNYVAIKAGSIRHWIGFTDQGTEGVWRWVDNTPVGFTYWNEGEPNNQLSHENSYENCAHLLDTSLWNDGPCTSRCQPGWEQYRRRCYLFSLTAQH